The DNA region AGTTGGGAATTGCacatatatatctctatctatctatctatctatctatacatatgattaaaattataatactgtTATGAATTATGACTGAAAAATCAGGTACTAGCtaataaatgcacacacatgccTTATTTTATTGAACTTGACTTTATTATGCTTTGCAGATATTGCATTTTTTAGAATTTGAAGGCTTGTGGAAACCCTGCTTGAGCAAGTTACCAGCACCATTGTTCCAAGAGTGCTTGCTTACTttatctctgtgtcacattttgataattcttgcaatacttcaaactttttcattatattattctatttgtTATGGTAATCCATGATCCATAGTTATAACTTGATAAAAGCTCAGATgattgttagcattttttagcaataaagtattttttaattaagatatgtacattgttttttttaaaacactattgcacacttaatagaatACAGAAGTGTGTGAGCATAGTATTATATGACTGGGAAACCAAAAGTTcacttgacttgctttattgtgatattctcTTTATTGAACTAGTCTGGAACTGAACCagcaatatctctgaggtatgcctggcAATTAATTTACTTCATTTCTTCcataaaataaacttctgtgaATTTTCATTGCTTCAAAAATTGCCATTCAATTTAATTATGTCtttagatttttataaataaaacaaaaataattaatttaatatgtctttaaacaattatatatgtacatgtgtgtattcactaaaatctatgtatatatttatatacttatatttacttatatatttatataaatcagCAAAAATAGATTTGAAGGGTAGAAtctagttttattttgatttttgattaaGGTTTAATTTTCAGTAAAGCAAACTAGATGACTTCTTTGAAAGGATGGTGTATTTGGTATACTCATctgataatgtattttatatcagAAGAAAATCCTGATAGTTAGTAGGTActgataaatttttattgatgagatgaataaataaattatattggtTGATATTGGAATCATGTTTTCACacaaattctttattattgttCTAACTGTTCTAGAGATGACTTTACTATCCTGacttataaaatgtgaaaattgatGGACACAATCTCTAAATCTCCTTTCAGCACTAGTGTTTAGTGTtggaataaaatgtaagaaatctGCAAATTGTCCAAGGCAGTTTCCCCATAATGGAGTGGATTTCCCTTACCAGAACAATGTCATGCTTTGAATAGAAAATTTCAACTCTTGCCAATTTGTCCTTGTTCAAAAACAACAtgcaatgttttctttctttaaaaaaaaattttttttttttgagaaagagagcacaagtgggggaggggcagagggagaagtgcagaagatctgaagcaggttctgtgttgacagcagccggctgatgtggggctcaaattcatgaaccatgagatcatgacctgagctgaagtcaggcactcaattgactgagtcatccaggtgctccaaagattttatttttaagtaatctctcctcccaacgtggggctggaactcaccaccccgagatccagagtcacatgctccactgactgagccaggcaggtgcctctCCAGAGCATTATAACTAAAAATATACTGACTTTTAAAAGCCATTATTGTATACCTCATGTCTATCTTTCTGCTTTTGGACTTCCTTTACTCTTCCTCATCCCTTATCTTCATACCTTGtaatccattaatttttttcacatactGCTTTTAGATTTACCTCAAGTATATTATCACCTGTCATGTTTGAGATTTGGCTATATTTTGTTCATGGCTTTATTGCTCTAGTTCAAAttgatattataaattatatttttaaaataaagagaatttattctttccaaacttcaatattattttgaaaatttaattttttgttatcaACAAACAGAATTCTCTTAATTAATATTCATGTTTATAATCCATCATTAGAATGATGACAATAGTAAATAGATTTTAGAACAATTAGAAGGAAATATACACGTGCACTAAAATGCTTGTTCTGAATTGAAAGATTAGgtcttttttcttcaatttattttcttcatacattatatttgtctttaaatcatatgtagaattaaaaacTGTTTCTCTTAGATATGTTTatagtactttttaaaaccatgatGTGATATCAGAGATTGTGATTCAGATTAtgataattttcagttttctataATGCATTCTTGTTTTCCAGAATGCATACATTGCTTTTGTTGCCAATATGCATGTtcttaaaattaagatttttccccccatttaaCCTTTACCGATGACTTCAAGACCACTTGGACatgtttcaaatatttgctgGAAAATTAGCTGAGAAAGATATTTATTAGCTGAGAATATGATATGTTCTATGATAATTATGTAATCTTATGTAATCTTTCTGACTCAGCCATTCAAGAAAATGGAGGCCCCAATCTAAGTTATTCCTAAATTTCTAAAACATTCATAGATTCTGtatgaaaagtgaaaaaatgaagattaaatgatatcatttcctttcttaggCAGATACAGTTGCTAAACACAATACTATTTGCAATATTCAGggatttaaaaaatgcttctttttatattatttttaaagcacaaaaattACTATCTTATTGatttctctctatttttatctgtttaaatAGAGATTCTAATTTTCAagtcaaaatttttttcaaagtataaatATTGTCTTATATCACCCCAAACATTTGCCTATATAAGACTTTCTTCAATGATGAAGAAACTGTGATACTGTGTGGCAGAGAGAATACAGTTTACCCAGTAGACTGAAAAAtaatggtaattattattatttttttaaaaaatcacactactggtatatttatatatatgtgtataccatCCTGAAATCATCTTTTACTTACAAATTCTTGGCAAAATAGCCAtctggagaaaaaacaaacaagaaaatacacTATAAATGGCTAGCAAATAATGTTAGTGGACCAAATTGCAAGGTTATTGTTTCCTTCATAAGCATGTGATTCCTTTTAgagaatgttaattttatttcacaataaatatgcttataaataatataaataagtaaaatgttatgGTTTCAATAATgatttttcaatgaatatttcataatttcagaTATCATTCATCTGATTTTTTGGTTGATATTCATTTACCAGAGTCTCAATACTCTGCTTGTCACTTTCTATTAAAGATCTACTTCCAAAGCCTCTATGTTAAGTAATTTTTTGTCAATAAAACCTAAATACTTTTCTGAAATCTCCTACTTAAAGGTAGCCTTTAATGAATCAAATCATAATGTGAATGAAGTCCATTTATGTCTTCCATGAGATCTCAGGTTTATAGAGACAAGCATTTTAAAGCAAGTTTCAATGGCAAGATAACAATTCAATATCTCACCTCATACTACAAAATATACTCAGACGTATTGTGAAGACACAAAGGTATGACTCCGGTGTTTTGTTACATCACATGAAAATGTCTGGCAATTTTTTAGAGATAGGGATAGCAAGATATCTGTGACTGTTTTGCATGTTGGATTGAAATGACTAGTTTATGTGTTTGCCTACATAGGAGTATCATCAGGTGTAATATCCTCAACAATATACTCTATGTTTTTCACTTTTGCATTCCTACCATCCAGTACAGTGACTGGAACAAAGGTGAAGtatagccaatatttattgaacttcaGGGGTTCTGTATgataaaataaggataaattaGGTATAGAGTATTCCAAACTATAggttattaaataaatgtattacagATATTGTTAATACTGATTTGACATCAtttgaattcatatttaaatattctaattCCTCTACAGGTAACAATAGTTCAATGTTCAGAAGATAATTATTGGGTTTTACATGTTGATGGccatctttccaaatattttctatctccttcCTTGCTCTagcaaaaagaatatttattttgattattatttattttctgtgtattgcTAGTGATATCAGAAATGGACTGTAAGCAGACTATCTGAAAGTTAATACTGTTGTTTTTACtaaatttgtgatattttaaatatttcccttgGTTATTACTTCTAAAAGTTTCATTTCCACTCTACAAAATTCAATTTGAAGGTAAGGTTCcacaaaaaatatgtgtattttctgtaaaatggtcATATCTTTTAAAAGCACAGTTAATACTGgctcattatttttcatatgcaatatttttctacttgtgctgttcatttttctctattgttcctcaaatgatatgattttttaaaatgttgtttagatttttttttactctacaaAGGACTTTTGTACAATTGGTTgtttataaagtaaaaacacatgaaattaacATAACCCCTCAgtcttaaataaaatgtattcttagaTATGTGTATGCTTTTAGttcctctttcattttataaaaggtGCACGAAATTTGTACAAGTTAGTGGGACTACTGTGTTTCTCTTAAACAAGTGAAGAAATTAGCTATCCAACTCTTAGCTTCAAAAGATAAATGATATCTGCATCATCAGTCATGGATGGATTTACTATCTGGTATAAATATGAAGGAACATCTTGTGTAAAGCATGGCTTTTAGCTGAATATTGTATTATGCAAATTTTATCAGAGAACATACCATGAagaaagtttctttctctctccctttcactctgcttGATTCACTTCTGAATGTCCAGCAGTTAACTGTACCAGTCAAACacaaagtgttcaataaatatttgttcattcattcaacatgcaACAGAAGCTGGGTTTGGCTATGTtacattatctttaattttcattattgaaAAGATTCCAGTTAATGTTTATGAATAAACCCATGGTTAAATTGGCAAGgatctttgtatttgttttctcttttatagatagataataattaaaaagcaaggaaattaaaTAGAAGACCAATCAATGTaacacagtgaaaataaaattaatgtgtttaaattttaGCTAATGTTATTGTGAAATCTGTGAGCACTTTTGGAAGTATGTATCTTTAATatgctttgtccttttttttctctcctagagAAGGACTTCATTGCACATAATTAATAAGTTAagtttttttcagcttttctttagaagaatattttagcttataattttctaatatttttatatgactaAAATGTCATTACTTACTTTTCAATGGAGGGCAAATTTATAAAAGATTAGGTGAGAGCAAGAACTGTTCTCCCGCCCCCgtattttattcaagaaaaatctcattatTCTCAAGgaacatatatttgtttttaacataaacattaggaaaatttatatcataattaaactgTGATACGTAAATATTGAGAATAATTCCGATATTTTAATGTTCATGCACTAACTCAATGAATCTATACTTggcactttacaaatattttaaaatttaatcatctTAAGATCACTGTGAATGTTTATTTCAATATCACAAATGAGAAATTGAAGTTCAAAATATTTAGGTATATTTAGGTAACTTTCCCAACATACTACACTTGATAAGTGGCAGACCCaggattcaaataaaatatgccaCATTCAATTAAAGTATGCCTTTATTCTTTGCTGAAATGTGAATTTTCCTCATAATGCTTCCTTTTGCTTCCATTTGATTCCATATTCACGTATTGAATTtctattatatacaaaatatggcAGCATAGGTATTGACTTTTGTCTATGGACTTCAAGATACTCCAAATTATCTTATTCAAGCCATTTAAAGACATTCTGTTTTATACATATGATCAGTCAAAAAAATGTAAGCTACATTTCCtgtggtttctttcctttcatgTATTTCTAAGTTTTCTACAAAATTATTCCTTACTATTAGACCAATATCCCATATTAACTTTTAGTCTGAAGTTTTCCTTCATTAACTATACATAAttgcctcttttccttccttgggcATTAATCAAGAGGTGCTTTGGAGAATATCAGGTGATGTACTTAGAATCAGTAAATGTAGGGACCATAAAGAGGATTAGAATTAGAAATGCTGAGCCGTTTGATTAAACAAAACATGGTTAAGATAGATATGTTTAGAAGTTAAATGAATTTCTGAGGCTTATACATCTGTTTAGGGAGCCCAGGCGCTGAGGTTCTCAAGATCTCAGACTTTTATTATATACTTCTGCAGTTccttcagccattgctcagtacTGTCTGCACAGTTTTACTCGGCTTCTTTCACttctccaaatgtttattttgttttctgtttgtggcCACATTATCCTTGGTATGTTTTTGAAGGGTCccattgaatattttaaacaagATATTGGACACATCTGTGaagtattacaaataaaaaaaaaccctacataaTATGTATTTGTAGTCCTAGAACAATGCTGTGAAAATCAGCCCATGATTTTTCTGATGATATCAGAAAGCTTgcagggatgcttgggtggctcagtcgattaagcacctgactcttgatttcagttcaggtcatggtctcatggttcatgggattgactcctgtgtctggctctgtgctgacagtgcaaagcgtgcttaggattctctttctttccctctctctttgtccctcccctgcccctcccccccacatgtgctgtctctctctcaaaataaataaataaacaaaaaaaggtacCTTGTATCAAGTCTTAACTGTGCATGAGGCaatcagataaaaaataaaatacaaataaccccaagaaaaattaaaagtcactTTCTTGGTTGATTTTTGAAAAGCATGATACCTTGTTTTCATATCTATAACTGTATAAAGAATTGAATTAGCATTAAAATCAAtgacaaaacattttaattctttctattCCATTAtcattctaaaataagaaaatatgtctATGTGTAATTTGATGACAGAAAGAATATTCAATAATTAGCAAGAACACTTAatggtaaaataaacattaactgtacaaaagaagaaattaaaaatatttattactataGGTAAtccatgatttttatattttacctttCAACTAATGTAACATTTGCCAAAGCCAAATGTATGACATCTTTAATTATATACGCATTTACATGCAGCAcacattgaaaattaaatatttccctAAAGTAGAGACATATATTTATTAGCATAATCTTATTTTGAATAAGACAGAATTAAATGATTCAGTGAGACTTGAAAAAAGAACATGATCAATGGGGAACACTTTCTTTCTATGAGCCAATGTAGCAGATGCATGAGTCCAGGGCCTTTGACTCCTTGCTTTTTTTACCTCCTCCCATTTCTAACTTTCATCCCAATCCTAAAACTCTAAGCATGAAACCTAACTACAGCTGGGGTAAACTTCCTCTGGGCGTCATTCAAACCACTGACTGCCACTATTTTAGTAGCAGGTTACTTATGTTAGCAGGTAAGAAGATGCTCCTAGTCTCAACCTGGAGCTATGTATGACCTGGTCATGTTTCTGTGACCACCAGAAATGTGCTCCACTTATTGGGTAAGCCCATGTTCACTTAGGAATGAGCCCACATGTGGATCCTATTCTCAGTTATCAATATGGGTTATGTTGAACTTGGAAATTCTATAGATGTGAATGTGTCTTCCCCAAAGTTCCCGTTTCTGGTTTATAACTAGAGGTGATACAATGCTTATTCATGAACCAGTGTTAGTAACACAAGAGCAAATGACTGTCTTCTCCTATTGTAGAACCAGATCACTTCTACATTCTCTAtgactgaaagagaaagaaagagtcttCATCAGTATGGAAACTGTGTTCTGAATATATGGATATCTGAGCAATAAATTGTTTAATCTAGAAAAATAATCCAAAGTAGATATTGGGTCTAACCATTGACAATTTTTCAAAAGCTTAACTTTAATTCAACTTTACAGTCtcataaaatattattacttctttacttctttttaattaagtaatgTTTTTGTGATTATGAATGGAATGAAGTCAAATGGAAGGTTTTACAGAATAAATTGGCAGATACAGTATGTGTTGTTAGAATGtaagttttgatttacattttaaaaatccattgacatggtgtattttattttaaaagatgtaccCACttgtaaaaagtaaatattctatatcttaaAAGCAGATTACAAATTTgccatcaaaataaacaaaattaattttctttataaccaAATGGCAACATCTGACTTTACATCCTGGAACTCAGCACAGGTGAATGAGCGTGATCGTCTTCTAAGATTTGTTGGTCTCTGAGGTCTTCCTTCTATCAAGTCTAAATAGATGTCAGATTTCAGAAAACGTGTGTAACTGTCTTGTTCCATAAGCTGATACACTCTGCTTTGTGCAGCATCAAAGCTGTGTAGGGTGGGTTGGGTGATGCTCTTAGTAATAACTTCTTTGGTGTGAAAATCAAGGTTAACCtagatgataataataacaaaaaagcaTGAATATGGTCAATCTACTTAAGTAAACACCTTTGAAAAACAAAGTGCAGGACTGATCCAGTGTTGGAGTGGGGATAATGTACTTGAATGCTTGGGTGATTTTCTTTGTTATGGGTCTAGGGATCCAATGATTTACTCTGGGTTGGCATTTCATCAGGGTCTTCTCTTCCTACACTCCTGGTCCTTCTCACTTCTGCTAATTTAAGATAATGAAACACAGTAAATATCATAAAGACCATCAGGGTAACTCATTTTCAAAGTGGAAACTAAGCTTCACAGAAATCAAATTATTTTGAGTGAGGGCAGTGAGTTTGGAGCATATCTAGGATTTCAatgtggggcttttttttttttttaaatcaccatgctcttttcattttattatgatgCTTTCTTACAAGCAAATGTGTGCTGAAAATGGAGAtcttataaagatataaaatcttTCAATGGTTTTATAAAACTACTACTGCTATATCTGATTCTGGTAGAGGTGTTTTCAGGTAAGGGTCCTTCCTTTTCCCTTATAGGTAACACCATAAAActagctgtttttaaaaatccatgtataaggtTGGGCATGGGAAAAACAGAATAATGCACTGAAACACAGAACCAACCGAAACATGctgaaacaagaaaaacaatcaTCATTCCATGTGAAATGATATCCACATAGACGATGCTACCTCATGGACAATAGTAATTTATAGTAAAACAGAACTCTTACCAGTGATAGACTACCAGTTCTACTCCTTTAGTGAAGAAACACTATTTTTTGAACACACAGAAATATAGAAACtctatttaaattacttttgagGGTAGTCAGGTAATATTGGCTAGTTTTATAGTTATTGTTTTAGTAGTTGTATCACACAGTTATCTCACACTGAGCTTGTGGTCAAAGAAAATCACAACTGTTTTTTTACTTGAACCATTGCCAAATTAGGTTTCCCTCAactatttattatgaaattttctTTAGTCTATCTTAAAGTGGAGGAATAATTATTTTGGGGCAATCAAAACTTTGCATTGGTAGATGAGTTCACACTAAAATGGCACATTATAcaaactttttaatttctcttgccTTCCTCACTTATAGAAATCATTAGTTTTGATGAGACATTGCTTATATTTAGGTTATTAATATGGATAAGTGAATGAATCTAAATGTTGCAAATAATTGCATTGACTCTTAGTCTAGAATAAAAATAACCCCAAGTAATGActtcaattataattttatttccatggCAAAGTCTTATAGTGAATTTTGTTTGTATGTAGGAATTTACATTAATACCCATTTTTACTTCAGTGAAATATTGACCTTTTGGTGGAATGTATGAGGATATCAATTTGATCAAGGCAgactttctcaaaaaatttttcaaacagttttaaatttttacgATCATCTTTACTATACCTCTTGTGGAGCATCATTCTGTATAAATTTCTCATATATTGCTTTTGCTTTAAGGATAATTTGTTGAGGGTCTTCGCTTTTTTTGAAATCTTCACAGGCTATCCAAAATTCAATGTTTTCCTCACTGAATTCAGTTTTAAGAAATCTGGTAAAAGTCTCTAGTCCATCTACCAAGAAAAGAAGTgatatattttaactaaaaaatattaattaaatgctgagaaattatattacataatattattttttactccaaatatttatttaaattccagttagttaacatgcagtgtcaTATTGTTTCTGGTGTGcaatttagttattcatcacttacatataagacttagtgctcatcacaacaagtgccctccttaatatccatcacctatGGAACCCATCCCCTGCCCAACTCCCCTCCAGTAATGTACTACTTGATATTAAAGTACAATTGCAAATGTTAACAGAATAACTACCTCTTCCCTCTAATGCAGTGAAGTAACACACATCTTGAAGAATATAATGAGGGACATCATGTAAATAAGCTGTAATCTTCACAATTATAAAAGGTAAGTATCATTCCTGTTGAAATGAGGCTGGTATCACACTTAGATCTGAGTAAGAGTGACAAACCCCTATTCAGGACCTTGCTTGGGTTTCTTTCAAATCTCTCAGCGCCTCTCTCAGAGGTGTGGGCGTTATTCTACAGAGTCAAGAAACCATTCTATCTGGAGTTCATCTCCCCAATTCTGGACTATGCTTTTGTATACAGGACCCTGGAATTCCCTATCTAAAAGCTCTGTGTTACCAGGGTTTGCATGGTCTTCTTTCCCTAAATTCATCCACTAAAGGCACACTGACTCAATGGTATGTATATCCTTAGGACAGGACTTGCATCTGCAGGCTGGGGTGtccaaaaaaaatgtacaaaaagaaCTTTCACAGTGTGGAACCAAACCatgaatggaaagagaagaaaggcagtCCAAGTTGATAGAGTAGAACTGTAAAAAGTctgagaattttaaatttaaacttaatgGTTACACAGTATGTTTGTCTAAATAGAAggatgaaatatatacatttttgacCGTTTGTTAGCTTGATTTATAGCTCTTAAGCATTTAGACATTTAGTATGGGGgtctccatttttacttttttcctgagCTCCTTCAATGTTAGTCATTGGTATCAAGCCTTTTGGAAGATAACCCGGTTTCAAGTTCATATTCAGCCAGTTACTATGTGGTCCTGAGtgaaatacttttctttcattgcctcattttctcaatatttaaaattaagataatgaTGATACCTACCAGATAGGGCTGTTTAGAGAATTAAAAGCATTGATTTCAGGtgaagatggagaaggaggaccctaagctcattTTGCTCCATAAATAGCaaccacatcagtgtaaataaccaaGAGAATGACCTCAGGACTGGCAGAACAGAcactccacagctaaatgtagagaatgTAGGGAAGAGGACACATTGAAGTaggtaggaaggaaagagacatagTTAGGAGTCAAATGGATCCATACTATTGTAGGAGGAAGGGATGCTGAAGGCCCTgaaaggggagagaaatggaCCCTCATGTCAGGCACCCCAGGCTCAGCCATAATAGTataacacacataacacacataggagacaccacTAATGCTCCAGGTTCTGCTGAACAGGGAACATCGCACTATAGGGAACTACAAgacttcttcataaggccattactttcaagagcagatctagctgactttcctaacacatagaaagaTATACATAGAgctagacaaaatgaggagacaggggctatgtcccaaataaaagagcaggacaaaatagaaaaatagacttGGGGAACTCAGCAATACCATCAAGTATAATAACTTTTTCATTATACagatcccagaagaaaaagagagagaaaagggggaagaaattttatttaaagaaataatagctgaaaaattgccagtctggggaagaaaacagaaacccagatccaggaagcacagagagacccaacaaaatcaacccaaggaggtccacaccaagacacatagaaattaaaatgggaagaaatagagataaaaagagaatttgagaagcaaaaaaaaaaaaaaaaaaaaaaaaaaggaaaacagttacatacaagggaaaccctaAAAGTctatcagttgatttttcagcagaaactttggaGGTCAGAATgcagtgacatgatatattcaaagtgctaaaagaaaaacaaaaacaa from Lynx canadensis isolate LIC74 chromosome F1, mLynCan4.pri.v2, whole genome shotgun sequence includes:
- the RGS18 gene encoding regulator of G-protein signaling 18; translation: METSLVFFSQLNMCEPKEKAFFKLIHGLGKEETSKEAKIRAKEKRNRLSLLVQKLEFHEEPPSSRSGNLAKETRVSPEEAVIWGESFDKLLSHKDGLETFTRFLKTEFSEENIEFWIACEDFKKSEDPQQIILKAKAIYEKFIQNDAPQEVNLDFHTKEVITKSITQPTLHSFDAAQSRVYQLMEQDSYTRFLKSDIYLDLIEGRPQRPTNLRRRSRSFTCAEFQDVKSDVAIWL